One Tolypothrix bouteillei VB521301 DNA window includes the following coding sequences:
- a CDS encoding tetratricopeptide repeat protein: MQVLRYLPNQKPSNISLSVTLGQGGEACIYTIPTDSELVAKVYHKPIPAQGRKLEVMIAHPPENPTASLGHISIAWPVELLRSTDGRNSVIGFLMPRIRGMRPIIDFYNPRTRRQHCPLFNYQYLIRTARNLAAAFASLHASGYCVGDVNESNILVGDTALVTIVDTDSFQVKDTQNEIVYRCPVGKPEFTPPELQNKTFAECDRVFAHDLFGLSVLIFQLLMEGTHPFSGIFQGMGEPPPYEARIAAGHFTYSQKRRVPYVTTPIAPPWEILHPSLQELFLRCFEDGHSNPLLRPSAQSWLLALAEAENSLLTCTVNPQHRYSNHLEKCPWCERALRLGGRDPFPSHRAIANKEHLKPQPKAKKRQTQPPRIPQPVAAFNRVNPRNPMQVFGQNIPYYRPPKKRRYYPVIFCLLGFGLLGYLDLVIKFTNRPFATQTASYTQPILVAAGQKKGSDSQNFAEFYKQGHASYKVRDYEKAIEKFSQAIERNPKYAKAYVNRGNAHYNIKEYESALADYNQALSINPQEVKAYVNRGNSRFLLAEYSSDPDREYNLAISDYNSALRLNPNEVEAFVRRGIVRAQIAKYSGDSQQDYNKAIEDFNKALSLSSDRSEPLFQRGVVRYQIAQYSSDFEKEYKQAIEDFDQALRINPKLSKVYLKRGIVRYELAQYGGGVSSRYHKLAVDDLQTAAKMALEQEDMDNYQQALSSICVVVENKCDTFLQTSSVRGNK, from the coding sequence ATGCAGGTACTACGTTATCTTCCCAATCAAAAACCCAGTAATATCAGCCTCAGCGTTACTTTAGGGCAAGGTGGAGAGGCTTGTATTTATACAATACCAACCGATAGCGAGTTGGTGGCAAAAGTTTATCACAAGCCAATTCCCGCACAAGGTCGCAAACTGGAGGTGATGATTGCCCATCCACCAGAAAATCCAACAGCCAGTTTGGGTCATATCTCTATTGCTTGGCCTGTGGAGTTACTGCGTTCAACAGACGGAAGAAACAGCGTCATTGGATTTCTGATGCCTCGCATTCGGGGTATGCGTCCTATTATTGACTTCTACAACCCCAGAACTCGCCGCCAACACTGTCCTTTATTTAATTACCAATACCTCATCCGCACTGCTCGGAACTTAGCAGCAGCTTTTGCATCCTTACACGCTTCAGGTTACTGTGTTGGGGATGTGAATGAGTCAAATATTCTGGTTGGCGATACAGCTTTAGTGACGATAGTAGACACAGATTCGTTCCAGGTAAAAGACACGCAAAATGAGATTGTCTATCGTTGCCCTGTAGGCAAACCGGAATTCACTCCACCAGAACTTCAAAACAAAACTTTTGCTGAATGCGATCGCGTTTTCGCTCACGATCTATTTGGGTTGTCAGTGCTCATATTCCAACTTTTAATGGAAGGAACTCACCCATTCTCAGGAATTTTTCAAGGGATGGGCGAACCACCACCATATGAAGCTCGTATTGCTGCAGGGCATTTTACCTACAGTCAAAAGCGACGGGTTCCTTACGTGACAACTCCTATTGCTCCGCCCTGGGAAATTCTCCATCCCAGCTTGCAAGAACTCTTCCTGCGTTGTTTTGAGGATGGACATTCCAACCCACTGCTGCGCCCGAGTGCTCAAAGTTGGTTGCTAGCACTAGCTGAAGCCGAAAATTCCCTCTTGACTTGTACCGTAAACCCCCAACACCGCTACAGCAATCATCTAGAAAAATGCCCCTGGTGCGAACGGGCTTTGCGTTTGGGCGGGCGCGATCCTTTCCCATCTCATAGAGCGATAGCAAATAAAGAACACCTGAAACCGCAACCCAAAGCCAAAAAACGTCAAACTCAACCTCCTCGGATACCGCAACCAGTCGCTGCATTTAATCGGGTTAATCCTCGCAATCCGATGCAGGTGTTTGGTCAAAATATCCCTTACTACAGACCCCCCAAAAAACGGAGATACTACCCCGTCATTTTTTGCTTGCTAGGTTTTGGGTTACTGGGATATTTAGACTTAGTCATTAAATTTACAAATCGTCCCTTTGCAACCCAAACTGCTTCCTACACCCAGCCAATTTTGGTTGCTGCCGGTCAGAAAAAGGGCAGCGATTCTCAAAATTTTGCAGAATTCTACAAGCAGGGGCATGCTTCTTATAAGGTACGCGATTACGAAAAAGCAATTGAGAAGTTCTCTCAAGCCATTGAAAGAAACCCGAAATACGCTAAAGCTTACGTCAATCGCGGTAACGCTCACTACAATATAAAAGAGTACGAATCTGCGCTTGCAGACTACAATCAAGCTTTGAGCATTAATCCTCAAGAAGTAAAAGCTTACGTCAATCGAGGAAATTCTCGCTTTCTACTTGCAGAGTATAGCAGTGACCCGGATCGCGAGTACAACTTGGCCATCTCAGATTATAACTCAGCATTGCGTCTTAACCCCAATGAAGTAGAAGCATTCGTAAGAAGGGGTATAGTACGTGCTCAAATCGCTAAGTACAGTGGAGATTCTCAACAAGATTACAACAAAGCAATTGAAGATTTTAACAAAGCACTCTCATTAAGTTCAGATAGATCGGAACCCCTTTTCCAACGAGGTGTGGTTCGCTATCAAATTGCCCAGTATAGCAGTGATTTTGAGAAAGAGTACAAACAAGCGATCGAAGATTTTGACCAAGCATTGCGTATTAATCCCAAGCTTTCAAAAGTGTATTTAAAGCGAGGTATTGTTCGCTATGAACTGGCGCAATATGGTGGCGGAGTTTCAAGTCGCTACCACAAGCTAGCCGTCGATGATTTGCAAACCGCTGCCAAAATGGCGCTCGAACAAGAAGATATGGATAATTACCAACAAGCCCTTAGCAGCATTTGTGTTGTTGTAGAAAACAAGTGTGACACTTTCTTGCAAACCTCAAGTGTTCGGGGTAATAAATGA
- a CDS encoding PP2C family serine/threonine-protein phosphatase — translation MNTSKQVPHWRVVAASVCGTSHVKTKQLCQDAHHWQILPDSVLVTAVADGAGSASMGKVGAMVAVETAVDNISLKEVTRQTLTDDEAVRSILLDAIIAARKAVEEEAAACEKQPSDLASTLIITVAAPEIVAVAQIGDGVAVAKDTQENLVALTLPDSGEYINETVFLTSPGALDAAQLRVWRQAIVNVGVLTDGLQMLAMNMAVGAPHKPFFSPLFEFAANADDKTVAKEQLVRFLRSDRITQRTDDDLTLVIASLSH, via the coding sequence ATGAATACCTCGAAACAAGTACCTCACTGGCGGGTAGTGGCCGCGTCTGTGTGTGGTACGAGCCACGTAAAAACCAAACAGCTCTGTCAGGATGCTCACCACTGGCAAATATTGCCGGACAGTGTACTCGTTACAGCAGTAGCAGATGGTGCGGGTTCTGCAAGCATGGGAAAAGTTGGGGCAATGGTAGCTGTAGAAACAGCAGTTGACAACATATCTCTTAAAGAGGTTACCCGACAAACCTTAACTGATGACGAAGCCGTTCGTTCCATTCTGTTAGATGCGATTATAGCCGCACGAAAAGCAGTGGAGGAGGAGGCGGCAGCCTGTGAAAAACAACCGTCCGACTTAGCAAGTACCCTGATTATTACAGTGGCTGCCCCTGAAATCGTGGCGGTAGCACAGATAGGAGACGGAGTTGCTGTAGCGAAAGACACACAAGAAAACCTGGTGGCACTAACCTTACCAGATAGCGGGGAGTATATAAATGAAACTGTTTTTTTAACTTCACCAGGAGCGTTGGATGCAGCACAATTAAGAGTATGGCGTCAAGCAATAGTAAATGTGGGAGTCCTGACTGATGGACTACAAATGCTGGCCATGAATATGGCAGTAGGTGCTCCTCATAAACCGTTTTTCTCTCCTCTGTTTGAATTTGCAGCCAATGCAGACGACAAAACAGTGGCAAAAGAACAACTTGTGAGGTTTTTGCGATCGGATAGGATTACGCAACGTACTGATGATGACTTGACGCTAGTAATAGCTTCCTTAAGCCACTAA
- a CDS encoding vWA domain-containing protein: MQDTLKLDEVVEFAENPEPRCPCVLLLDTSGSMQGTPIEALNQGLQTFKEELIKNSLAARRVEVAIVTFDSQVNIIQDFVTADQFNPPILTAQGLTTMGSGIHRALDMIQDRKAQYRANGVAYYRPWVFMITDGEPQGEFEDVIDQATRRVQADEASKRVAFFTVGVENANMNRLGQIAVRSPLKLTGLNFVEMFVWLSASMSAVSHSKVDEQVALPPIGWGSV; the protein is encoded by the coding sequence ATGCAGGATACATTAAAACTGGATGAAGTTGTTGAGTTCGCGGAGAACCCAGAGCCCCGTTGTCCTTGTGTGCTCCTGTTAGACACATCCGGTTCGATGCAAGGAACTCCCATTGAGGCATTGAATCAAGGCTTGCAAACTTTCAAGGAAGAACTAATCAAAAATTCCTTGGCAGCGAGAAGGGTGGAAGTAGCAATAGTCACCTTTGACAGCCAAGTCAATATCATACAAGACTTTGTCACTGCCGATCAGTTCAATCCACCGATACTGACAGCACAAGGGCTAACAACGATGGGTTCTGGTATTCACAGAGCTTTGGACATGATTCAAGATCGCAAAGCTCAATACCGTGCTAACGGCGTTGCTTACTATCGTCCTTGGGTCTTTATGATTACAGATGGTGAACCGCAAGGTGAATTTGAAGATGTAATCGACCAAGCGACACGGCGCGTGCAAGCAGATGAAGCAAGTAAGCGAGTGGCTTTTTTCACGGTAGGTGTAGAAAACGCCAACATGAATCGTTTGGGGCAAATAGCTGTACGCAGTCCCTTAAAATTAACGGGGTTAAATTTTGTTGAAATGTTTGTTTGGCTATCAGCTAGTATGTCAGCCGTATCTCATTCTAAAGTAGATGAACAAGTAGCGCTACCCCCCATAGGATGGGGTTCTGTTTGA
- a CDS encoding response regulator, with protein sequence MDNFGTFTKLRPSSLLRHLYSASESTCLQVHSNSVTWSIYLEQGRITYATHSVEPFDRLERHLRRLSHQINSITGEVRVQLRLMFEPDAQTQSTEHTARQEQTITPPLPPEYQAICWLVSERYLHSTQAAMLIQELVKEVLEAFLSIQQGTYQLTNSLYRVPVICKLDAEKIVERCQQRLHIWRSLAPHISSPYQRPYPVIKTTERAPTISGLDPGLTEWMKGFSLRHLAVIVNQDELVLTRNLYPYIANGTVLLHEPDPPFDKLPTTYTEISKTPIYLPEPNKKAAQKAALPGSNISGDKAGTPTKIENLANHQERVPTATQKETVPELTTLNKTDAEAEQIPSTPTTSTVSRKIYKVVSVDDSPTILREISRFLEDESFSVVTISDPLKAVMTIIRHKPDLILLDLNMEGMDGYELCRLVRNNSMFKRTPIIMVTGSKGIVDKVRARLVGASGYLTKPFTRADLLKMVFMHLA encoded by the coding sequence ATGGATAATTTTGGCACTTTCACAAAACTGCGTCCTTCAAGTTTGCTAAGGCACTTATATAGTGCCTCAGAGAGTACCTGTTTGCAAGTACACAGCAATTCAGTGACTTGGTCAATTTACTTAGAACAAGGAAGAATAACTTACGCCACGCATTCTGTTGAGCCCTTCGATCGCCTAGAACGTCATTTACGTCGCCTCAGTCATCAAATTAATAGCATTACGGGTGAAGTTCGCGTTCAATTGCGTTTGATGTTTGAACCTGATGCACAAACTCAATCAACAGAACATACCGCTCGCCAAGAACAGACAATAACCCCTCCTTTGCCTCCTGAATATCAAGCTATATGCTGGTTAGTAAGCGAGCGTTATTTGCATTCGACACAAGCAGCAATGCTGATTCAAGAATTAGTTAAAGAAGTTCTTGAAGCATTTCTTTCAATTCAACAAGGAACTTATCAACTGACAAATTCTCTTTATCGAGTTCCTGTCATTTGCAAGCTAGATGCAGAAAAAATAGTAGAACGTTGCCAGCAAAGATTACACATTTGGCGATCGCTGGCTCCGCATATTTCCTCACCATATCAGCGTCCATATCCAGTTATAAAAACAACCGAACGGGCTCCTACCATATCTGGGCTTGACCCCGGTTTAACGGAATGGATGAAAGGTTTTAGCTTGCGTCATCTAGCAGTGATTGTGAATCAAGATGAATTAGTACTGACAAGAAATTTATATCCTTACATTGCAAATGGCACAGTTTTATTACACGAACCAGATCCACCATTTGATAAATTACCAACAACCTATACTGAAATCTCAAAAACTCCTATCTATTTACCAGAACCTAACAAAAAAGCTGCTCAAAAAGCTGCACTACCTGGTAGTAACATTTCTGGTGACAAAGCAGGAACCCCTACCAAGATAGAAAACTTAGCAAACCATCAGGAACGAGTCCCCACCGCCACTCAAAAAGAAACAGTTCCTGAATTAACAACGTTAAATAAAACAGACGCTGAAGCAGAACAAATCCCATCTACTCCCACAACATCAACAGTTTCTAGAAAAATATATAAAGTTGTTTCTGTAGATGATAGCCCTACAATTCTTAGAGAAATTAGTCGTTTTTTAGAGGATGAAAGTTTTTCGGTCGTTACAATTAGCGACCCACTCAAAGCAGTGATGACAATTATTCGACACAAACCGGATTTGATTTTATTGGACTTGAATATGGAAGGGATGGATGGTTACGAGCTATGTCGGCTCGTCCGCAATAACTCCATGTTTAAGAGAACTCCCATCATTATGGTGACGGGAAGTAAGGGAATTGTAGATAAAGTCAGAGCAAGATTAGTAGGAGCTTCTGGATATTTAACAAAGCCTTTTACACGTGCAGATCTATTAAAAATGGTCTTTATGCATTTAGCTTAA
- a CDS encoding response regulator transcription factor: MEILIVEDEIEIAQLIQLYLEREGFSCRHCRDGLSAIQVFQAQLPDLIILDLMIPVLDGLEVCARIRQQASPKDPYILILTAKGEELDRIIGLSTGADDYVVKPFSPKELVARVRALLRRTLRHGKQSQIYRTQHFTIDMEQRSANRILSNNQHSPLDLTTLEFELLATLMSYPGRAWNRAQLIDKLWGSDFYGDERVVDTHVARLRKKIEPDPANPTFVKTVIGVGYKFEDI, encoded by the coding sequence ATGGAGATTTTGATTGTTGAGGACGAAATTGAGATTGCTCAATTAATCCAGTTATATTTGGAAAGGGAAGGATTTTCTTGTCGCCACTGTCGAGACGGGTTAAGTGCGATTCAGGTGTTTCAGGCGCAACTCCCTGACTTGATTATCTTAGATTTGATGATTCCTGTTTTGGATGGGCTTGAGGTATGTGCTCGTATTCGACAGCAAGCTAGCCCTAAAGATCCTTACATCCTCATATTAACGGCAAAAGGGGAGGAACTCGATCGCATTATCGGGTTGTCAACCGGAGCTGATGACTACGTAGTCAAGCCCTTTAGCCCTAAAGAATTGGTGGCTCGTGTACGTGCGCTGCTGCGAAGGACGCTGCGTCATGGAAAACAAAGCCAAATCTACCGTACCCAACACTTTACAATTGACATGGAGCAGCGCTCGGCTAACCGGATTCTGAGTAACAATCAACATTCTCCTTTAGATCTGACAACCTTGGAATTTGAATTGCTAGCAACATTAATGAGTTATCCCGGTCGGGCTTGGAACCGGGCGCAATTGATTGACAAACTTTGGGGTAGTGATTTTTATGGTGATGAGCGGGTTGTTGATACCCACGTTGCTAGATTGCGGAAGAAGATAGAACCCGATCCAGCGAATCCTACTTTTGTCAAAACTGTCATTGGAGTAGGTTATAAGTTTGAAGATATATAA
- a CDS encoding ATP-binding cassette domain-containing protein, giving the protein MPQDTGTAVEFRNVTFSINKRPLVSNLNFTIYQGEALLLLGRSGSGKTTIIKLINHLLAPTEGEVLFNGIPTTQWNEIKLRRKIGYVIQETGLFPHFTVERNIGLVPHLEGWKPKQIKTRVYELLHLVGLEPDKFAQRYPHQLSGGQRQRVGVARALAADPPMLLMDEPFGALDPITRLELQEEFKRLQTELGKTVLFVTHDIQEAFILASRIGLMCGGDLVVLATPNEFLQSQHPEALAFLQSLKLAL; this is encoded by the coding sequence ATGCCACAGGATACAGGAACCGCAGTTGAATTTCGCAATGTAACATTCAGTATAAACAAGCGCCCTTTGGTATCAAATCTCAATTTTACTATTTACCAAGGAGAAGCGTTACTCTTACTAGGGCGCAGTGGGAGTGGCAAAACAACAATCATTAAATTAATCAATCACCTTTTGGCACCCACAGAAGGTGAAGTTTTATTTAATGGTATTCCTACAACTCAATGGAATGAAATAAAACTGCGAAGAAAAATTGGTTACGTTATTCAAGAAACAGGGTTATTTCCCCATTTTACTGTGGAACGCAATATTGGTTTGGTTCCTCATTTAGAAGGTTGGAAGCCAAAACAAATAAAAACCAGAGTCTATGAATTACTGCATTTAGTTGGTTTAGAACCCGATAAGTTTGCTCAACGATACCCACACCAACTTTCAGGAGGGCAAAGACAGCGAGTTGGAGTCGCACGGGCATTAGCAGCAGATCCACCTATGTTATTGATGGATGAACCTTTTGGGGCGTTAGATCCCATTACGCGTTTAGAGCTGCAAGAAGAATTCAAGCGCTTGCAGACAGAATTGGGTAAGACTGTTTTGTTTGTAACTCACGATATTCAAGAAGCATTTATTTTGGCATCTAGAATTGGGTTGATGTGTGGGGGTGATTTGGTCGTTTTGGCTACACCAAACGAATTTTTGCAATCCCAACATCCTGAAGCTTTAGCATTTTTGCAATCTTTAAAATTGGCTCTATGA
- a CDS encoding ABC transporter permease translates to MNFSDFFLIKYAQEILERTLEHLLLVAISIGIATLVGIPLGILISRQKNIKQPILGIANILQTVPSLALFGLLIPVPVIGGIGQNPAIVALSLYSLLPIIRNTYTGIVGVDPAIIEAGRGMGMTDKDLLLQVEIPLAVSVILAGVRVATVIAIGIATIAAAIGAGGLGELIFRGIAVVNNQLILAGAIPAAMIALLADFALGWLEKRLTVTK, encoded by the coding sequence ATGAACTTCAGCGACTTCTTCTTGATAAAATACGCTCAAGAGATTCTAGAACGCACTCTCGAACACTTGCTTTTAGTTGCAATTTCTATTGGTATTGCTACTCTGGTAGGTATTCCATTAGGTATATTAATTAGTCGTCAAAAAAATATAAAGCAACCCATTCTTGGCATTGCAAATATTCTGCAAACTGTTCCCAGTTTGGCGTTGTTTGGCTTGCTGATTCCCGTACCTGTTATTGGTGGAATCGGACAAAATCCTGCTATTGTTGCTTTAAGTTTATATTCTTTGTTACCCATCATTCGTAACACGTACACTGGGATTGTGGGTGTCGATCCTGCCATCATAGAAGCTGGTCGTGGGATGGGAATGACAGATAAAGACTTGTTATTACAGGTAGAAATTCCCCTGGCAGTCAGTGTGATTTTAGCAGGTGTCCGTGTTGCCACAGTCATTGCTATTGGAATTGCAACTATTGCCGCTGCAATTGGTGCTGGTGGATTGGGAGAGCTAATTTTTCGAGGCATTGCAGTTGTGAACAATCAATTAATTTTAGCTGGAGCGATTCCTGCAGCAATGATTGCTTTACTGGCTGACTTTGCTCTTGGTTGGTTAGAAAAAAGATTAACAGTGACTAAGTAA
- a CDS encoding glycine betaine ABC transporter substrate-binding protein: MKKILIFFLLTFALVLGVASCNSQNNGRSGGDIVVASKGFTEQDILSELLAQQIEAKTNLKVERRRFTSSFVTHQAITSGKIDAYVEYTGTAFTGILKQKTISDPKVVFQRLKQAYAQQFNLEVMGSLGFENTFAMTVRGEDAKRFNIQTLSDAARYTPQWRGGFSYEFMEREDGFPGLAKAYGLRFAKSPRIMDLGLIYRSLLQKQVDMVNGNSTDGQIARLGLVVLKDDKQYFPPYEATPIVRKETLQKYPELKKAIAELVGTISADEMRRMNDLVEGELRDIKEVVQQFLKSIGVTETSKL; this comes from the coding sequence GTGAAAAAAATTTTGATCTTTTTCCTTTTAACTTTTGCTTTGGTTTTAGGGGTAGCGAGTTGTAACTCTCAAAATAATGGAAGAAGTGGAGGGGATATTGTTGTTGCTTCTAAAGGTTTTACCGAACAAGACATTTTAAGTGAACTTTTGGCACAGCAAATTGAAGCAAAAACTAACCTCAAGGTCGAGCGTCGTCGCTTCACTAGTTCTTTTGTAACTCATCAAGCTATTACGTCTGGTAAAATAGACGCTTATGTTGAATATACAGGTACGGCTTTTACCGGTATTTTAAAACAAAAAACAATTAGCGATCCAAAAGTTGTTTTTCAACGACTAAAACAAGCTTATGCCCAACAGTTTAATTTGGAAGTTATGGGTTCTTTGGGCTTTGAAAATACTTTTGCCATGACTGTACGCGGTGAAGATGCCAAACGTTTCAATATTCAAACTCTGTCTGATGCTGCTCGATATACACCTCAATGGCGTGGAGGTTTTAGTTATGAATTTATGGAACGAGAAGATGGTTTTCCTGGATTGGCAAAAGCCTACGGTTTGCGCTTTGCTAAATCTCCTCGCATCATGGATTTAGGGTTGATCTATCGATCGCTATTGCAAAAGCAAGTGGATATGGTCAATGGCAATTCCACAGACGGACAAATTGCTCGCTTGGGTTTGGTGGTGCTAAAAGATGACAAGCAATATTTTCCACCTTATGAAGCAACTCCCATAGTCAGGAAGGAAACATTGCAAAAGTATCCTGAATTAAAGAAAGCGATCGCCGAACTTGTGGGTACAATCTCAGCAGACGAAATGCGGCGAATGAATGATTTAGTTGAGGGTGAGTTACGGGATATTAAAGAAGTTGTGCAACAATTTCTCAAATCAATAGGTGTAACCGAAACAAGCAAGCTTTAA
- a CDS encoding PAS domain-containing protein, whose protein sequence is MSACVLRVLNQAGWSYKLSHRGVSIHAPTKQDAIYLAQNYGEALSETAAKIKGKVKIGWKRCKHPIEFFGWMVDQTPPSLAETAETLLPTGSVFCSQLHLPVELLYRIIAAAENERPVSIVRQDNHKQIIVNQAMSDLLQTPPEIATQRVMTRFWLPEDLTELEQRLRSESRFTWTYSGGLNERTWAILTTEFEAFEVEGIWYRQGTCLTSPQIVPIPIGAFAPA, encoded by the coding sequence ATGAGTGCGTGTGTTCTTAGAGTTCTCAATCAAGCGGGGTGGAGCTATAAGTTGTCCCACCGAGGGGTTTCTATTCACGCCCCTACAAAACAAGATGCTATCTATCTTGCTCAAAACTATGGAGAAGCTTTGTCGGAAACGGCAGCAAAAATTAAGGGGAAAGTAAAAATAGGGTGGAAACGTTGCAAACACCCAATTGAGTTCTTTGGATGGATGGTCGATCAAACACCACCTTCACTGGCTGAAACTGCTGAAACTCTTTTGCCCACAGGTTCAGTTTTTTGCAGTCAGTTACACTTGCCTGTTGAATTGCTGTATCGAATCATTGCCGCAGCAGAAAACGAACGCCCAGTTAGTATTGTCCGACAAGATAACCACAAACAAATTATTGTCAATCAAGCAATGTCTGATTTGCTACAAACTCCGCCAGAGATTGCAACTCAAAGGGTGATGACTCGATTTTGGCTACCTGAAGATTTGACAGAACTAGAGCAACGATTGCGGAGCGAAAGCCGATTTACTTGGACTTATTCTGGTGGATTGAATGAAAGAACTTGGGCAATCCTGACAACTGAATTTGAGGCTTTTGAAGTAGAGGGAATTTGGTACAGACAAGGAACCTGCTTGACCAGTCCTCAAATCGTACCCATTCCCATCGGAGCTTTTGCTCCAGCTTAA
- a CDS encoding ribbon-helix-helix protein, CopG family, translating to MTDKRRSADYKQVSGYVLVEIAREFKSICAREGISQSDAIEEMLCEWLAKRTSSNFSKPEQTYLPRTIAELVRVNMTKLRHLGIKNLQALARGEVLPTPGDFAIITSTLGIPEQERKIIWQQTFKCLHDNSEGVIDEYERSESPQSTRLEL from the coding sequence ATGACTGACAAAAGGCGTTCTGCTGATTACAAACAAGTCAGTGGCTATGTTCTCGTGGAAATAGCGCGAGAATTTAAAAGCATCTGTGCTCGTGAGGGAATTTCCCAAAGCGACGCAATCGAAGAGATGCTGTGTGAGTGGCTGGCTAAAAGAACTTCTTCCAACTTCTCAAAACCCGAACAAACTTACCTCCCAAGAACGATTGCGGAGTTGGTTCGAGTCAACATGACAAAACTAAGGCACCTTGGAATCAAAAACTTACAAGCGCTAGCCAGAGGGGAAGTACTGCCTACACCAGGAGACTTCGCCATTATCACGTCTACCTTGGGCATTCCTGAGCAAGAACGAAAGATAATTTGGCAACAAACTTTTAAGTGCTTACATGACAATTCTGAAGGTGTAATAGATGAGTATGAGCGTTCTGAAAGTCCTCAATCAACCAGGTTGGAACTATAA